The following are from one region of the Pirellulales bacterium genome:
- a CDS encoding DUF1080 domain-containing protein, which translates to MSAAKTLVLGMMLMIVPPCLTGLFSPLGWAPSAATAAEPEWVVLFNGKDLQGWRGQGMVNPLEWQAMDPAQRAAAQKSANADKMQHWKVENDEIVNDGHGVYLTTEKDYGDFELELEWKMMAAGGDSGIYLRGYPQVQIWDPGNANERTNGADKGSGALWNNSDVQNGKFPLVKADNPIGEWNTMRIKMTGEHVTVYLNDKLVVDNATMDNYYERGKPLAKTGPIQLQTHGSEMRFRNIRIRELK; encoded by the coding sequence ATGTCGGCTGCAAAAACGCTTGTTCTGGGGATGATGCTGATGATCGTCCCTCCGTGCCTCACCGGTTTATTTAGCCCGCTGGGCTGGGCCCCCTCGGCCGCCACCGCCGCCGAGCCGGAGTGGGTGGTGCTCTTTAATGGCAAGGACCTGCAGGGCTGGCGGGGGCAGGGGATGGTGAACCCGCTGGAATGGCAGGCAATGGACCCGGCCCAACGGGCCGCCGCGCAGAAGTCGGCCAATGCTGACAAGATGCAGCACTGGAAGGTGGAAAATGACGAGATCGTCAATGATGGCCACGGGGTGTATCTGACCACGGAAAAAGACTATGGCGATTTTGAACTGGAACTGGAATGGAAAATGATGGCCGCGGGGGGGGATAGCGGTATTTACCTGCGGGGGTATCCGCAAGTGCAAATTTGGGATCCGGGGAACGCCAACGAGCGGACCAACGGGGCCGACAAAGGCTCGGGGGCGCTATGGAACAATAGCGATGTCCAGAATGGCAAATTTCCGCTGGTCAAGGCGGACAACCCGATCGGCGAATGGAACACCATGCGGATCAAAATGACCGGCGAGCATGTCACGGTGTATCTGAACGACAAGCTAGTAGTCGATAACGCGACGATGGACAATTACTACGAACGGGGCAAACCGCTGGCCAAAACCGGTCCGATCCAACTGCAAACGCACGGCAGCGAAATGCGATTCCGGAATATCCGGATTCGGGAGCTAAAGTAG
- the kdsA gene encoding 3-deoxy-8-phosphooctulonate synthase, protein MISRHSTVGPYAVGPQERLLLIAGPCVIESRELCLDIARRLRDICASLPINLVFKASFDKANRSSGGSYRGVGLAAGLDVLAAVRDATGLPVTTDIHESDQAAPAAAVCDLLQIPAFLCRQTDLLVAAAATGKAVNVKKGQFVAPWDMKNVVAKLHNAGCQNVMLCERGTFFGYGRLVNDFRSLPEMQSFGVPVVFDATHSVQEPGGLGNATGGNREMVEPLARAALAIGVEGLFLETHPDPDRSPSDGPNMVPLDQLPAVLNRLLRFREAEWECRGTQAKSS, encoded by the coding sequence GTGATTTCCCGCCACTCCACTGTCGGTCCGTATGCGGTCGGTCCCCAGGAGCGGTTGTTGCTCATTGCCGGTCCTTGCGTGATCGAAAGCCGCGAACTTTGCTTGGACATTGCCCGGCGGTTGCGGGACATCTGCGCATCCTTGCCGATCAATCTGGTCTTTAAGGCCTCCTTTGACAAAGCCAACCGTTCCAGCGGCGGGTCGTATCGGGGGGTCGGTCTGGCCGCAGGGCTAGATGTCCTGGCCGCGGTGCGAGACGCCACCGGCCTGCCGGTAACGACCGACATTCACGAATCCGACCAGGCCGCTCCGGCGGCCGCGGTCTGCGATCTGCTGCAAATTCCCGCGTTTCTCTGCCGCCAAACAGACTTGCTGGTCGCCGCCGCCGCAACCGGCAAGGCCGTCAACGTCAAAAAAGGGCAGTTCGTTGCCCCCTGGGACATGAAAAATGTCGTTGCCAAACTGCACAACGCGGGCTGTCAAAACGTAATGCTATGTGAACGGGGAACGTTTTTTGGTTATGGGCGGCTGGTGAATGACTTTCGCTCCTTGCCCGAGATGCAATCCTTTGGCGTGCCGGTGGTGTTTGACGCCACCCACAGCGTCCAGGAACCCGGGGGCCTGGGGAATGCCACCGGCGGCAACCGGGAAATGGTCGAGCCGCTCGCCCGCGCTGCCCTGGCCATTGGCGTCGAGGGGCTATTCCTGGAGACGCATCCCGATCCCGACCGTTCCCCCAGCGATGGGCCCAACATGGTGCCGCTGGATCAATTGCCGGCAGTTTTAAACCGCTTATTACGCTTTCGCGAGGCGGAATGGGAATGCCGCGGCACGCAAGCTAAATCTTCATGA
- the ilvD gene encoding dihydroxy-acid dehydratase has translation MPLNKYSARITQPKSQGASQAMLYGTGLQPADMDKAQVGIASMWYDGNTCNMHLNQLADEVKVGVQAAGMVGMRFNTIGVSDGISMGTEGMSFSLQSRDLIADSIETVMGAQWYDALVAIPGCDKNMPGCVMAMGRLNRPAIMLYGGTIKPGYTGDTPLDVVSAFQCFGEWLAGRISEEKRQEIVRCSIPGAGACGGMYTANTMASAIEALGMSLPYSSSTPAVDPLKRDECRRAGAAIKKLLELDLKPRDIMTRAAFENAMVVVMATGGSTNAVLHLIAMAKSVDVPLTIDDFQRVSDRIPYLCDLKPSGKYVFEDLHKVGGVPALMKYLLAQGLLDGSCMTCTGVTMAENLRAVPDLSAGQTVVHPLENPIKPTGHIRILRGNLAPGGAVAKITGKEGLTFTGTARVYDSEEAMLAGLENNEIVKGDVIIIRYEGPKGGPGMPEMLTPTSAIMGAGLGADVALVTDGRFSGGSHGFLIGHVTPEAQEGGPIALVRTGDRITIDAAANTMDVELGDARKTEQELAARRAAWKAPPLKATRGTLYKYIKNVQNASAGCVTDE, from the coding sequence ATGCCCCTCAACAAATATTCCGCCCGGATCACCCAACCCAAGTCCCAGGGAGCATCACAGGCCATGCTGTACGGCACCGGCCTACAACCCGCTGATATGGACAAGGCGCAGGTCGGCATCGCCAGCATGTGGTACGACGGAAACACCTGCAACATGCACCTGAATCAACTGGCCGATGAGGTCAAAGTTGGCGTGCAGGCCGCGGGCATGGTCGGGATGCGGTTTAACACGATCGGCGTGAGCGATGGTATTTCCATGGGGACCGAGGGGATGAGCTTTTCCCTGCAGTCGCGCGATCTAATCGCCGATTCGATCGAAACCGTCATGGGTGCCCAGTGGTACGATGCCCTGGTGGCGATCCCCGGTTGTGATAAGAACATGCCCGGTTGTGTGATGGCGATGGGCCGGCTGAACCGTCCGGCGATCATGCTCTATGGCGGCACAATCAAGCCCGGCTATACGGGGGATACGCCGCTGGACGTGGTGAGCGCGTTTCAGTGCTTTGGCGAGTGGCTGGCCGGACGCATTAGCGAGGAAAAACGCCAAGAGATCGTTCGCTGTAGTATTCCCGGCGCGGGGGCCTGCGGCGGCATGTACACCGCCAACACCATGGCCAGCGCGATCGAGGCCCTGGGCATGTCGCTCCCCTATAGCAGTTCCACGCCGGCGGTTGATCCGCTCAAGCGGGACGAATGCCGGCGAGCGGGGGCCGCCATCAAAAAACTGCTGGAACTGGACCTCAAGCCGCGCGACATCATGACCCGCGCCGCGTTTGAAAACGCCATGGTCGTGGTCATGGCGACCGGTGGCTCCACGAATGCGGTATTGCACCTCATCGCCATGGCCAAAAGCGTGGATGTCCCCCTGACGATTGACGATTTCCAACGCGTCAGCGACCGCATCCCCTATTTGTGCGATCTCAAGCCCAGCGGCAAGTATGTCTTTGAGGATTTGCACAAGGTGGGTGGCGTCCCCGCGCTCATGAAATACTTGTTGGCCCAGGGTCTGTTGGACGGCTCGTGTATGACCTGCACGGGAGTGACGATGGCCGAAAATCTGCGCGCGGTGCCGGATTTGTCCGCGGGACAGACCGTGGTGCACCCGCTGGAAAATCCGATCAAGCCGACGGGGCATATCCGCATCCTGCGCGGCAACCTAGCCCCCGGCGGCGCGGTGGCCAAAATTACCGGCAAAGAGGGGCTAACTTTTACCGGCACGGCCCGCGTGTACGATAGCGAAGAAGCGATGCTGGCGGGGCTGGAAAACAACGAAATCGTCAAAGGGGATGTCATTATTATCCGCTATGAAGGCCCCAAGGGGGGGCCTGGCATGCCGGAAATGCTCACACCCACGAGCGCGATCATGGGCGCGGGGTTGGGGGCGGATGTGGCACTGGTGACGGATGGGCGGTTTAGCGGCGGTTCGCACGGTTTTTTGATTGGGCATGTCACACCGGAAGCGCAAGAGGGGGGGCCAATTGCGCTGGTGCGGACGGGGGACCGGATCACGATTGACGCGGCGGCGAACACGATGGACGTGGAACTAGGGGACGCGCGGAAGACCGAGCAGGAACTGGCCGCCCGCCGCGCGGCGTGGAAGGCCCCGCCGCTGAAGGCGACCCGCGGCACGCTGTATAAATATATCAAGAATGTGCAAAACGCGAGCGCAGGTTGCGTGACGGATGAATGA
- a CDS encoding ComEC/Rec2 family competence protein encodes MGIGDQLEPATAESSGNPWVWWWRELLARLRRPPRAQPLVLVATVFILGIAASRALGGDYWAWWTAAAALAVVSFFIRKIGWVTFGSGALLCSIAAAGGAWQIQCWRVYPATEIGLYATELSQPIVLEAEILTAPRVAPPGLKNPLAPAAASTRTRFEISAIALRDGLSMREASGRAICQVETQLDFRLPDASPDNAAITRYQTLLSQLEPGDQVRILGFIEAIAPPLNPGEFDFAAHARGDWQLCRIKSDMLGGITIRKRAQWYWPTTWLARMRQFGNQLLWEHLSHEQAGLASAVLLGSRELLPQEQTEEFLVTGTIHILSISGLHVGLLAWGLFWGLRIGWLPRGWALFLVAALTMLYTLMTDSEPPALRATVLVWIVCLSLLIGRPGLAFNSLGLAAMIVLLLNPNDLFRTGPQLSFLSMGVLCWLADVWSGPTQYSALERLVLRLRSPLERWGMRLGLWLLFGIISGVLIWLVTLPLTMSRFYLVSPAGLFLNLALSLVVSVAMICGFLVLATGWWAPWLASLFGWLSDTALGIISHTVHLAARTPGSHFWTSGPSDAWLIGFYTLLALWAAFRYWVGWKWAGACLIVYCAAGWGEALWRREREPGLRVTFVAVGHGGGTIIEYPDGRTLLYDCGRIGAPIQAQRSVEGVLRSRGVRRLDAVIISHADTDHYNGVPELLRRFSVTQIITTEQLWQPRADGTIAPAVEILQQSIADSGALVTIVRGGMELYPGDNDIRLRVLHPPTGGVGASRTNRETDNANSLVLAIEHAGQRVLLTGDLEDTGLARMLEQPPLTAAVLQAPHHGSYGHDPEGLAKWAAPRYVIFCSGLYDVIDRTIAVYESAGAKTLHLAKVGAVRIRWTDVGLEVRGWRQEPW; translated from the coding sequence ATGGGGATCGGGGACCAGCTCGAACCAGCCACGGCTGAATCCTCTGGCAATCCCTGGGTCTGGTGGTGGCGCGAACTTTTAGCCCGTTTGCGCCGCCCGCCCCGCGCTCAGCCGTTGGTCTTGGTGGCCACCGTATTCATCCTGGGTATCGCCGCCAGCCGCGCGCTGGGAGGCGACTATTGGGCGTGGTGGACCGCGGCCGCGGCGCTGGCGGTGGTTTCCTTTTTTATCCGCAAGATTGGCTGGGTTACGTTTGGCTCGGGGGCGCTGTTATGCTCGATTGCGGCCGCCGGCGGCGCCTGGCAAATCCAATGCTGGCGCGTCTATCCCGCGACCGAGATCGGCTTGTACGCGACCGAACTGTCGCAGCCGATTGTGCTCGAGGCGGAAATTTTGACCGCGCCCCGCGTGGCCCCTCCGGGACTCAAAAACCCCCTGGCCCCCGCCGCGGCCAGCACGCGCACCCGCTTTGAAATATCGGCCATTGCCCTGCGCGATGGACTTTCCATGCGCGAGGCCTCGGGCCGGGCCATTTGCCAAGTCGAAACCCAGCTCGATTTTCGCCTGCCAGACGCTTCCCCGGATAACGCGGCCATTACCAGGTATCAAACCTTGCTTAGCCAGTTGGAGCCGGGGGATCAGGTCCGCATCTTGGGATTCATCGAGGCGATCGCGCCTCCCCTGAATCCGGGGGAATTTGATTTTGCCGCGCATGCGCGCGGGGATTGGCAGCTTTGCCGGATCAAAAGCGACATGTTAGGGGGGATCACCATTCGCAAGCGGGCGCAGTGGTACTGGCCCACCACCTGGCTGGCGCGGATGCGACAATTTGGCAATCAACTACTGTGGGAACATCTGTCGCACGAGCAGGCCGGACTGGCCAGCGCGGTTCTGCTGGGCAGCCGCGAACTCCTCCCCCAGGAACAAACCGAGGAATTTTTGGTAACCGGCACAATCCATATTCTGTCCATTTCCGGCTTGCACGTGGGTTTGTTGGCCTGGGGGCTGTTTTGGGGATTGCGGATCGGATGGCTGCCGCGGGGATGGGCACTCTTCCTGGTGGCGGCGTTGACGATGTTGTACACGCTGATGACCGATAGTGAACCCCCCGCGCTAAGGGCCACCGTGCTGGTCTGGATAGTCTGTTTATCGTTATTGATTGGCCGACCGGGGTTGGCGTTTAATTCGCTGGGCTTGGCGGCGATGATTGTGTTGCTGCTCAACCCCAACGATTTATTCCGCACCGGGCCGCAATTATCTTTTTTGTCGATGGGGGTGCTTTGTTGGCTGGCGGATGTGTGGTCGGGGCCGACGCAATATTCGGCTTTAGAGCGGTTGGTGCTGCGGCTCAGATCTCCGCTGGAACGTTGGGGGATGCGGCTGGGCCTGTGGCTGCTGTTTGGGATCATCAGCGGCGTGCTGATTTGGCTGGTGACCCTGCCCCTGACAATGAGCCGGTTTTACTTGGTCTCACCCGCGGGATTGTTTTTGAACCTCGCGCTCAGCCTGGTTGTGTCGGTCGCGATGATCTGCGGATTTTTAGTGCTCGCCACTGGCTGGTGGGCGCCGTGGCTGGCCAGTTTGTTTGGCTGGCTCAGCGACACCGCGCTGGGCATCATTAGCCACACGGTCCATCTGGCCGCGCGGACCCCCGGCAGCCACTTTTGGACCAGCGGTCCCAGCGACGCGTGGTTGATTGGCTTTTATACGCTATTGGCGCTGTGGGCGGCGTTCCGCTATTGGGTGGGATGGAAGTGGGCCGGGGCGTGCCTAATAGTGTACTGCGCGGCGGGCTGGGGAGAAGCACTCTGGCGACGAGAGCGCGAGCCTGGGTTGCGGGTGACTTTTGTCGCGGTGGGGCATGGCGGGGGAACGATTATTGAGTATCCCGACGGACGGACGCTGTTGTACGATTGCGGCCGAATCGGCGCGCCAATCCAGGCGCAACGCTCCGTCGAGGGGGTCCTGCGCAGCCGAGGCGTGCGGCGGTTGGATGCGGTCATCATTTCCCACGCGGACACCGATCATTATAACGGCGTGCCGGAACTATTGCGGCGGTTTTCCGTCACGCAAATCATCACGACCGAGCAGCTCTGGCAACCTCGCGCGGATGGCACGATAGCTCCCGCAGTGGAAATTTTGCAACAATCGATCGCGGATTCCGGCGCGCTGGTCACGATCGTGCGGGGAGGAATGGAGCTTTATCCCGGCGATAATGATATTCGCCTGCGGGTGTTGCACCCCCCCACCGGCGGCGTCGGGGCCTCGCGCACCAATCGCGAAACCGACAACGCCAATAGCCTGGTCCTAGCAATCGAGCACGCGGGCCAGCGCGTGTTGCTGACCGGCGACCTAGAGGATACGGGCCTGGCCCGGATGCTGGAGCAACCGCCACTAACCGCCGCTGTGCTTCAGGCTCCGCATCACGGCAGCTACGGCCATGATCCCGAGGGACTGGCCAAGTGGGCCGCACCGAGGTATGTGATTTTTTGCAGCGGGCTGTACGATGTCATTGACCGCACCATCGCCGTTTATGAGTCGGCGGGAGCAAAAACGCTGCACCTGGCCAAAGTGGGGGCGGTCCGTATCCGCTGGACCGACGTGGGGCTGGAAGTCCGCGGCTGGCGGCAGGAGCCGTGGTAA
- a CDS encoding GntG family PLP-dependent aldolase gives MTRPLDFRSDTVTRPTPGMLAAMSAARVGDDVFDDDPSLHELQARVADILGKEAALFMPSGTMSNQIGLRLHCQPGDEFICDSGCHIYNYEQGAYAQLSGLAIRTLPGEYGVLHPAQLTGLVRPENDHCVRTRLLSLENTHNRGGGKVWPLVALTDCVAWARQNGLATHLDGARLFNAVVASGISARDWASHFDTVSICFSKGLGCPVGSALAGPRDLIKQARRHRKLFGGAMRQAGVLAAAATYALEHHIDRLAQDHEHARQLAEIVATLPGCRLHPPRVETNIVIFEIDPVLATGAEISRLCGEQGLLVLSLGPQMIRAVTHLDVTAEDTAAAGRILQNVWRQLAARPI, from the coding sequence ATGACCCGCCCCCTCGATTTTCGCAGCGACACGGTCACCCGGCCCACGCCGGGGATGCTGGCCGCCATGTCCGCCGCGCGGGTCGGCGACGATGTCTTTGACGACGATCCCAGTTTGCATGAATTGCAAGCTCGGGTGGCGGACATTTTGGGCAAGGAAGCCGCGCTCTTTATGCCGTCGGGGACCATGTCCAACCAAATTGGCCTGCGACTGCACTGCCAACCGGGGGATGAGTTTATTTGTGATAGCGGTTGCCATATTTACAATTATGAGCAAGGGGCCTACGCCCAACTGAGCGGGCTGGCCATCCGCACGCTTCCCGGCGAATACGGCGTCCTTCATCCGGCTCAGTTAACTGGCCTGGTCCGCCCCGAAAACGACCATTGCGTCCGCACGCGGCTGCTCAGTCTGGAAAACACCCACAATCGCGGCGGCGGAAAGGTTTGGCCGCTGGTGGCGCTGACCGATTGCGTCGCCTGGGCGCGCCAAAATGGCCTGGCCACGCATTTAGATGGGGCCAGGCTTTTTAACGCGGTCGTCGCCAGCGGCATTTCCGCGCGTGATTGGGCTAGCCATTTTGACACTGTCAGTATTTGCTTTAGCAAGGGGCTGGGCTGTCCGGTCGGTTCCGCGCTGGCTGGCCCACGGGATTTGATCAAGCAAGCCCGGCGGCACCGCAAGCTATTTGGCGGGGCGATGCGCCAGGCGGGCGTGCTGGCCGCCGCCGCGACGTACGCGCTCGAACACCATATCGACCGTCTGGCCCAGGATCATGAGCATGCGCGGCAACTGGCGGAGATAGTCGCCACGTTGCCGGGGTGCCGTTTGCATCCACCGCGGGTGGAGACAAATATTGTGATATTTGAGATTGACCCCGTGTTAGCCACGGGGGCGGAGATCTCACGATTGTGCGGCGAACAGGGGTTATTAGTGCTCTCCTTGGGGCCGCAAATGATTCGGGCGGTGACGCATTTGGATGTGACCGCGGAGGATACCGCGGCGGCGGGACGCATCCTGCAAAACGTGTGGCGACAACTGGCGGCTCGGCCCATTTAA
- a CDS encoding S9 family peptidase — MNLPTPTATGPATGLIPRAVLFGNPDKAAARISPDGKRLSFLAPVDNVLNIWVGPIDDPDAAKPVTQDKKRGIRSYFWAFTNEHLLYTQDADGNEDWNVYVVDLKTGKTTNLTPIKGVRAEIQEVSYKFPNEILIGLNQRDPQYHDLYRLNILTGEKTLIQENPDFAGFLTDEDYRVRFASKLTPDGGSLLFEPDGQGGWKDFMKVGMEDVMTTSPAGFDKTGKIMYLIDSRGRDTGALKTVDLKTGKETLVAEDPRCDTGGIMAHPTENTIQGVSFTYDRTIWKFFDKAVEADFAVLRKVANGEITVSSRTLDDKVWIVAFLMDNGPVRYYVYDRATQTARFLFTNRKALEGLPLQPMQSHVIKSRDGLSLVSYLTLPPGSDADQDGIPDKPVPMILNVHGGPWARDGWGFDPEHQLLANRGYAVLSVNFRGSTGFGKGFGNAGNKEWAAKMHDDLLDAVDWAVERKVADQDKVCIMGGSYGGYATLVGLTFTPEKFACGVDIVGPSNIVTLLNTIPPYWASGLQMFKDRVGDHTTDEGKKFLESRSPLNFVERIKRPLLIAQGANDPRVKQSEADQIVNAMTKKHIPVTYVLFPDEGHGFARPNNSLAFNAVTEAFLAVHLGGRFEAIGDAFAGSTIQVPTGAAAVPGLVQALEQQKQQPAADLPEPK; from the coding sequence ATGAATCTGCCCACGCCCACCGCCACCGGCCCCGCCACGGGATTGATTCCCCGCGCGGTTTTGTTTGGCAATCCTGACAAGGCCGCCGCCCGCATCAGTCCCGATGGCAAACGGCTGAGTTTTTTAGCCCCGGTGGATAATGTGCTAAACATCTGGGTGGGGCCGATTGACGATCCCGACGCGGCCAAACCGGTGACACAGGATAAAAAGCGGGGGATTCGCTCGTACTTTTGGGCCTTTACCAATGAACATTTGCTGTACACGCAGGACGCTGACGGCAATGAGGACTGGAACGTCTACGTGGTGGACCTAAAAACGGGCAAAACCACGAACTTGACCCCCATTAAGGGGGTGCGGGCGGAAATTCAGGAAGTCAGTTATAAGTTTCCCAACGAAATCTTGATCGGGTTGAACCAGCGCGATCCGCAATACCATGATTTGTACCGGCTGAATATTCTTACCGGCGAGAAAACACTCATACAAGAAAACCCCGACTTTGCGGGTTTTCTTACCGATGAGGATTATCGCGTGCGCTTTGCCAGCAAGCTGACGCCCGATGGCGGATCGCTCTTGTTTGAGCCGGATGGCCAAGGGGGCTGGAAAGACTTTATGAAAGTCGGGATGGAGGACGTGATGACCACTTCTCCCGCCGGTTTTGACAAGACTGGCAAAATTATGTACCTCATTGACAGCCGGGGGCGGGATACCGGCGCGCTCAAGACCGTGGACCTAAAAACGGGCAAGGAAACCCTGGTAGCGGAGGATCCCCGCTGCGACACCGGCGGCATCATGGCCCACCCGACGGAAAACACGATCCAAGGGGTTTCGTTTACCTATGATCGGACGATTTGGAAGTTTTTTGACAAGGCCGTGGAAGCGGACTTTGCCGTATTGCGTAAAGTGGCCAATGGCGAAATCACCGTCAGCAGCCGGACGCTGGATGATAAAGTTTGGATCGTGGCGTTTCTCATGGATAATGGGCCGGTACGCTATTATGTGTATGACCGCGCGACACAAACGGCCCGGTTTTTATTTACCAACCGCAAAGCGCTCGAGGGACTCCCCCTGCAGCCGATGCAATCGCACGTGATCAAGTCGCGCGACGGCCTGAGCCTGGTCAGTTACCTGACCCTTCCCCCTGGCAGTGACGCCGACCAGGACGGCATTCCTGATAAACCGGTCCCCATGATCTTAAATGTGCATGGCGGTCCCTGGGCCCGCGATGGCTGGGGATTTGACCCCGAACACCAACTGCTGGCCAATCGCGGTTACGCGGTGCTGAGCGTCAACTTTCGCGGCTCGACCGGCTTTGGCAAGGGGTTTGGCAATGCCGGAAATAAGGAATGGGCGGCTAAAATGCACGACGACCTGCTGGACGCCGTCGATTGGGCGGTGGAGAGAAAAGTCGCCGATCAGGATAAAGTGTGCATCATGGGGGGGAGCTATGGGGGCTACGCCACACTGGTAGGGTTGACCTTTACTCCCGAGAAATTTGCCTGCGGCGTGGATATTGTCGGTCCGTCCAACATTGTCACCCTGCTCAACACCATTCCTCCTTATTGGGCGTCGGGGTTGCAAATGTTCAAGGACCGCGTCGGGGACCACACCACCGACGAAGGGAAAAAGTTTTTGGAATCGCGCTCGCCGCTGAACTTTGTCGAGCGGATCAAACGTCCGCTGCTGATCGCGCAAGGGGCCAACGACCCGCGCGTCAAACAAAGCGAAGCGGATCAAATAGTGAACGCCATGACCAAAAAACACATCCCCGTGACGTATGTGTTGTTTCCCGATGAGGGGCACGGCTTTGCCCGGCCCAACAACAGTCTGGCGTTCAATGCCGTGACCGAGGCTTTCTTGGCCGTCCACCTCGGGGGCCGGTTCGAGGCGATCGGCGACGCTTTTGCCGGTTCGACGATCCAGGTTCCCACCGGCGCGGCGGCGGTTCCAGGTCTAGTCCAGGCATTGGAACAGCAGAAACAGCAACCCGCGGCGGACTTGCCGGAACCAAAGTAA
- the ettA gene encoding energy-dependent translational throttle protein EttA has translation MSTQYIYQLCDLVKKHGQKEILKNVWLSFYPGAKIGVLGRNGSGKSTLLRIMAGWDQDFDGESRLTDGFTRGYLPQEPRLNPDKDVFGNVQEGVETVRAILRRYDEINAQLGEPLEPDAMEKLLNEQARVLDQIEFHNAWELDRTVEIAMDAMNLPPGDADVSKLSGGERRRVALCKILLERPDLLLLDEPTNHLDAESILWLEHHLAEYPGTVVAVTHDRYFLDNVAKWILEIDRGRGIPWEGNYSSWLEQKQKRLAQEEKASAARQKTLERELEWIRSSPKARQAKSKARISAYEKMAAEKFEDRDQEFEIQIPPGKPLGTLVVEAKNISKSFDDNVLIENLSFRLPPGGIVGIIGPNGAGKTTLFKMITGQEKPDSGEFRVGDSVEIGYVDQNRDALDPDKNVWEEVSGGLDMLEMGGRKINSRAYLARFNFTGQDQQKKVGNLSGGERNRVHLAKLLRRGCNLLLLDEPTNDLDVDTLRALEEAIQNFAGCVVVISHDRWFLDRLATHIIAFEGDGYVHVCDGNFDAYETQRKERLGMAADEPHRFKYKKLRH, from the coding sequence ATGTCCACCCAATATATTTATCAATTGTGCGATTTGGTCAAAAAGCATGGCCAAAAAGAAATCCTAAAAAATGTCTGGCTGTCGTTTTATCCGGGTGCCAAGATTGGCGTGCTGGGACGAAATGGCTCTGGTAAAAGCACGCTTTTACGAATCATGGCGGGTTGGGACCAGGACTTTGACGGTGAATCCCGCCTGACGGATGGCTTTACCCGCGGCTACCTGCCGCAAGAACCCCGCCTCAATCCCGACAAGGACGTCTTTGGCAATGTCCAGGAAGGGGTCGAAACCGTCCGCGCCATCCTGCGCCGCTATGACGAAATCAACGCCCAATTGGGCGAGCCGCTGGAACCTGACGCGATGGAAAAACTGCTCAATGAGCAGGCCCGTGTGCTGGATCAAATTGAGTTCCACAACGCCTGGGAACTCGACCGGACGGTGGAAATAGCGATGGACGCGATGAACCTTCCCCCCGGTGACGCGGATGTGTCCAAGCTGAGCGGCGGCGAGCGGCGGCGCGTGGCCCTGTGCAAAATCCTGCTCGAACGGCCTGACCTGTTGCTCTTGGACGAACCGACCAACCACCTCGACGCCGAAAGCATCCTCTGGCTGGAGCACCACTTGGCCGAATACCCGGGCACGGTCGTCGCCGTGACGCACGATCGCTATTTTCTGGACAATGTGGCCAAATGGATCCTGGAAATCGACCGCGGCCGCGGTATCCCCTGGGAAGGGAACTACAGCAGTTGGCTGGAACAAAAGCAAAAACGCCTGGCCCAAGAGGAAAAAGCGAGCGCCGCCCGGCAAAAGACCCTGGAGCGCGAGTTGGAATGGATTCGCAGCTCTCCCAAGGCCCGCCAGGCAAAGAGCAAGGCCCGCATCAGCGCCTACGAAAAAATGGCCGCTGAAAAGTTTGAGGATCGCGACCAGGAATTTGAAATTCAAATCCCCCCGGGCAAGCCGCTCGGCACGCTCGTCGTCGAAGCGAAAAATATCAGCAAATCCTTTGACGATAATGTGCTGATCGAGAATCTTTCGTTCCGGCTGCCTCCCGGCGGCATTGTGGGTATTATCGGTCCCAATGGCGCGGGCAAGACGACGCTCTTTAAAATGATCACCGGCCAGGAAAAGCCCGACAGCGGCGAATTTCGCGTGGGCGATTCCGTCGAGATCGGTTATGTGGACCAAAATCGCGACGCCCTCGACCCAGATAAAAACGTTTGGGAAGAGGTCAGCGGCGGGCTGGACATGCTGGAAATGGGGGGGCGTAAGATCAACTCCCGCGCGTACCTGGCCCGGTTCAACTTTACCGGCCAGGATCAGCAAAAAAAGGTCGGCAACCTGAGCGGCGGGGAGCGCAACCGCGTCCACCTGGCCAAGCTGCTGCGACGGGGTTGCAATTTGCTGTTACTGGACGAACCGACCAACGACCTGGACGTGGACACCCTCCGCGCGCTGGAGGAAGCGATTCAAAACTTTGCCGGCTGCGTGGTTGTCATCAGCCACGACCGGTGGTTTCTCGACCGCCTGGCGACGCACATCATCGCCTTTGAAGGGGACGGTTATGTCCATGTGTGCGACGGCAACTTTGACGCTTACGAGACCCAGCGCAAGGAACGCCTGGGAATGGCCGCCGATGAACCGCATCGGTTTAAGTATAAGAAGCTGCGGCACTAG